CAGTGCCGGATCCCGCTTGGCTAGAGGATTTGGCTCGCCTCATTGCCGATGGCATCGACCGCCTGACGGATGCCCCGCCCCTGAGTCGCTTTTTGTTGCAGGATCCCCTTAGCTACACCTTGCCGGCTTTGGAGCAATTGCGGATCTCGGGGGTGGCCGAGGCTATGGCCGCGATGGCAGACATTTTAGCCAGTGCCGATCTACCCGAGATTTCGGTAGACAGTTTGAAACTACTGGTGGATCAGGTGGCCAAAGCGCAGGGGATGAAAAAGGGGGTGCTGATGAAAAGTTTGCGGGCGGCTCTAACGGGGGATTTGCAGGGGCCGGATTTGATGGAATCTTTTGTGCTGCTGCAGCGGCGGGGTTGGGCCTTGGGGCGGCTAGAGAGGGTGCAGAAGTTGGTCAATTAGAGTTTCCATTGGGCGCAAGCTAACGCAAGCTAAAAAGGTACCCTCCCATGCAGGCAATAAAAGCCGAGCAAATTTATCTAGCGCAGGATACAGAGCAACTCCAGCGGTGTTTTGCAGTGATTCGGCAGCTACGCCCTCATCTCAGTTGGGAAACTTTTCTTCCCCAAGTGCAACGACAACAAGTAGCAGGCTATCGTCTAGCTTACTTGGAAGCTCACGGCTCTATCTGTGGGGTAGCAGGGTTTCGTCTGCTAGAGTCACTTTCGAGTGGCAAGTTTTTGTACGTGGATGATTTGGTAATAGATGCTGAGCAACGCTCACGTGGGTATGGGGCGGCTT
This is a stretch of genomic DNA from Synechococcus sp. Nb3U1. It encodes these proteins:
- a CDS encoding GNAT family N-acetyltransferase, producing MQAIKAEQIYLAQDTEQLQRCFAVIRQLRPHLSWETFLPQVQRQQVAGYRLAYLEAHGSICGVAGFRLLESLSSGKFLYVDDLVIDAEQRSRGYGAALLDWLIAYARTEGCCSLELDSSVQRAEAHRFYFRQRLHISGYHFSLSLE